From Trichoplusia ni isolate ovarian cell line Hi5 chromosome 20, tn1, whole genome shotgun sequence, a single genomic window includes:
- the LOC113503765 gene encoding uncharacterized protein LOC113503765 → MFITSSTNASGIYFDPIGSLKMIDGFLSVLIPIDISFIQPHIKNLNGVIGTSKFLCKQTALYTDIECLNLHQPLSIRYNDIIRDYDSISHLIESRSKRSAWFGGIGTLFKNLFGTMNEDDAINYSNAIQLIEKDQSKLSELVKQNILVTTSTLSSIEDSVNKISVNEQRLNDAIDDIALFQKNLTLLADKLILKTKFNGMLNLLESSLLTLSFKLEDTVNAIMFSKLNILYPSIISPKQLFTELVNNYRFLADNHQFPLSLILENIHTLMNVSEIASYYNNNKVVFALKIPLVNSRSYDLYHNIPYPVSVTHDTYTMIIPSTKYLAINRDRSYYSKLDNLSSCKTINNQYYICDNLDTYSCARTPICESDIISKALKSVPSNCKTQFIQGQLDIWQTLSNNTWLYVITNPSKLSIDCKASNTEVIISGTGMINLPPYCIAFYKDSRLIPKYYKTIKVQTIKINFNLVNDSCCNSETLSKLKPQIPVLNLTNINLDSITSRRNLETSRIVNNLDKLIEKPHIVLYGEYYSYVTIIISVIIVIYILVLFCKFIKSGICHRLLNRQAFKCNTEKAEELTEVAASSSDISAPKIRKSLA, encoded by the coding sequence ATGTTCATCACaagttccacgaatgcttccgGCATATATTTTGACCCCATTGggtcattaaaaatgatagacGGTTTCCTTAGCGTACTAATTCCAatagatatttcatttattcaaccgCATATTAAGAATCTTAACGGTGTGATAGGCACTTCTAAGTTCCTATGTAAGCAGACTGCTCTGTATACCGATATCGAGTGTCTTAATTTGCACCAGCCGTTATCAATAAGATACAACGACATTATTCGAGATTACGATTCTATTTCTCACTTAATTGAATCAAGGTCTAAACGTTCAGCCTGGTTTGGGGGTATTGGCACCCtattcaaaaatctatttggtaCTATGAACGAAGACgacgcaataaattatagtaacgctattcaattaatagagaaagatcaatctaaattatccgaattagtcaaacaaaatatattagtaactaCTTCAACACTCTCTTCAATAGAAGactcagtaaataaaattagtgtcaACGAGCAGAGATTAAATGATGCTATTGATGACATAGCTTTATTCCAAAAGAACTTGACCTTGTtagctgataaattaatattaaaaactaaattcaatggaatgttaaatttattagaaagtagtctcctaactttatcttttaaactagAAGACACTGTAAACGctattatgtttagtaaattaaatattttgtatccttctattataagtccaaaacagctatttacagagcttgttaataattataggtttttagctgataatcatcaatttcctttaagtttaattttagaaaatatacacactttaatgaatgtttcagaaattgcgagttattataataataacaaagttgtatttgccttaaaaatacctttagtaaattccaggagctatgatttatatcataacataCCTTATCCAGTTTCTGTAACCCATGATACTTATACTATGATCATTCCCTCTACTAAATATCTAGCTATTAACAGAGATAGatcatattatagtaaattagaTAATCTAAGTAGCTGtaagacaataaataaccaGTACTATATATGTGACAACCTAGATACTTACTCGTGTGCCAGGACTCCGATCTGCGAATCGGATATAAtctcaaaagcattaaaatctgTGCCTAGTAATTGTAAGACCCAATTCATTCAAGGCCAACTAGATATTTGGCAAACGTTGTCTAACAATACATGGTTATATGTTATTACAAACCCTTCCAAATTGTCCATAGACTGTAAAGCTTCCAATACTGAAGTTATCATATCAGGCACAGGCATGATAAACTTACCTCCGTATTGTATAGCCTTTTATAAAGACTCAAGGTTAATacccaaatattacaaaacaattaaagtccaaacaattaaaattaactttaatctagTAAATGACTCTTGTTGTAATTCAGAAACATTATCGAAACTTAAGCCTCAAATTCCcgttttaaatcttactaatattaaccTTGATTCTATAACGTCACGACGAAATTTGGAAACCAGCCGCATTGTCAATAACcttgacaaattaattgaaaaaccacatattgttttatatggtgaatattattcctatgtaacaataattatatctgttattattgtaatatatattcttgtactattttgtaagtttataaaatcggGCATTTGTCATCGCCTCTTAAATAGACAAGCTTTCAAATGTAATACggaaaaagctgaagagcttaCAGAAGTTGCTGCTAGTTCTTCCGACATTTCCGCACCTAAAATCCGTAAATCCCTTGCATAA
- the LOC113503817 gene encoding hepatic leukemia factor-like isoform X2, translating to MALWTPYAQEAALDLSRSSVKLERVPSPLPAASAPQSPPLSGFYPSYADTQYYHSYPYQPVTYAVPSAMSPDSNGSWSNMKQNAPSSPESPEFYDSESLSDDVEYQAFERDALRAMAEKNGGTLLGNNPRMRRAVQTSQTADDSYRKQRERNNYAAKQSRDRRKLREVRLAFQVTYLKKKMADLRAKLSAGVCGRCQQTCEC from the coding sequence ATGGCTTTGTGGACTCCTTACGCACAAGAAGCTGCCTTGGACCTGAGCAGGAGCTCGGTGAAGCTGGAGAGAGTGCCCTCGCCTCTGCCGGCTGCCAGCGCACCGCAGTCTCCTCCGCTGTCTGGATTCTATCCATCATACGCGGACACTCAGTATTACCACTCGTACCCGTATCAACCAGTGACGTACGCGGTGCCTTCCGCGATGTCACCGGACTCCAATGGAAGCTGGTCAAACATGAAACAAAACGCGCCATCGTCGCCGGAATCTCCGGAGTTCTACGACTCCGAGTCCCTATCAGACGACGTGGAGTACCAGGCGTTTGAACGGGATGCACTGCGAGCGATGGCAGAGAAGAACGGAGGGACGCTGCTGGGGAACAACCCGAGGATGCGGAGAGCAGTGCAGACCAGCCAGACCGCGGACGACTCGTACAGGAAACAACGCGAGCGGAACAACTACGCCGCGAAGCAGAGCAGAGATAGGAGGAAGCTGAGGGAAGTGCGCCTGGCCTTCCAAGTCACCTATCTGAAGAAGAAGATGGCAGACTTGAGGGCCAAGCTGTCCGCCGGCGTCTGCGGCCGCTGCCAACAGACCTGCGAGTGTTGA
- the LOC113503726 gene encoding protein Smaug — MNGTFYEQLGGVAGVFEQWGACEQTVLACTLARRVPWPGLKLVQRAVEAALRSHVEDERLEREANDEVLLAALLTARDGDDDDGGERLRRLLALLPLLRMENERCKDVYVSAAPALVQRCVDAPRRSSAVPELCRQLLSYLLVHPALTHHDQGTLTQWLRYLDNHISGNRTESVWQQRIDPCLMPDTNIWSSNNTFRRTIGKNVEFRGIIDTVDHFSTDLLQESFSKNGRDVDISIEGEKLNFDATIAQPKSQRSNSLTPPSTNFMHMSSSAENLSDEPFVQKPRSFSLSSEHSLSQIRPISIMYGTTGSETRLDDLRSHNFGEHAGMSMVAQWLKSLRLHKYVWLFTNMSYEQMMTMDEKYLEKLGVTKGARHKLLLSIKKLNERSAVLEAVEAELAAAGAGGAAGAAAGGAAGAGRALQRLRAVLLSPMPPAGDLPAKVVRALHTASKCLNSTPCPPSVRMTSQLLSEDGEHEPPVDPMSLHCWLVEKALHHEAFNRPELLEALKRLRHRLPPRQFFHHVSDMPHNRRCPKPRWRIGPHNGHPKPLRARWGAGPAGGAPGRVGPAGAGAGPRAAPPRAPAEDYASLDALCLQMTEQAIN, encoded by the exons ATGAACGGTACGTTTTACGAGCAGCTCGGGGGCGTAGCCGGGGTGTTCGAGCAATGGGGCGCGTGTGAGCAGACGGTGTTGGCCTGCACGTTAGCTCGGCGGGTGCCATGGCCGGGGCTGAAGCTGGTGCAGCGGGCCGTGGAGGCGGCGCTCCGCAGCCACGTTGAGGACGAGCGCCTCGAGCGCGAAGCCAACGACGAGGTGCTGCTGGCCGCCCTGCTCACGGCGCGCGACGGCGACGACGATGACG GAGGCGAACGTCTCCGGCGCCTGCTGGCGCTGCTGCCGCTGCTGCGCATGGAGAACGAGCGCTGCAAGGACGTGTACGTGAGCGCGGCGCCGGCGCTGGTGCAGCGCTGCGTGGACGCGCCGCGCCGCTCCTCCGCCGTGCCCGAGCTCTGCCGCCAGCTGCTGTCCTACCTGCTCGTGCACCCCGCCCTCACACATCATGATCAAGG aacaTTGACACAATGGTTGAGATACTTGGACAACCACATTTCGGGCAACAGAACAGAAAGCGTGTGGCAACAGAGAATAGACCCGTGTCTGATGCCAGACACAAACATATGGAGCTCAAACAACACATTCAGACGGACCATTGGCAAAAATGTAGAGTTCCGGGGAATTATAGACACAGTAGACCACTTCAGCACAGACTTGCTTCAAGAATCATTCTCGAAGAATGGTAGGGATGTAGATATAAGTATTGAAGgggaaaaattaaactttgacGCGACTATAGCCCAGCCGAAGTCACAGCGATCCAACAGCCTGACCCCACCGTCGACTAACTTCATGCACATGTCCTCGTCTGCAGAAAATCTGAGCGACGAACCTTTTGTACAGAAACCTAGAAGTTTTTCACTGTCCAGTGAACATAGTTTGAGTCAAATTAGACCTATTAGTATAATGTACGGGACGACGGGTAGTGAGACGAGGTTAGACGACCTGAGATCGCACAACTTCGGTGAGCACGCCGGGATGTCGATGGTCGCGCAGTGGTTGAAGAGTTTGCGGCTTCATAAGTACGTGTGGCTGTTCACCAACATGAGTTACGAGCAAATGATGACGATGGATGAGAAGTATCTAGAGAAATTAG GAGTAACGAAGGGCGCCCGGCACAAGCTGCTGCTGTCCATCAAGAAGCTGAACGAGCGTAGCGCCGTGCTGGAGGCCGTGGAGGccgagctggcggcggcgggggcggggggcgctgcgggcgcggcggcggggggcgcggcgggggcggggcGCGCGCTGCAGCGGCTGCGCGCCGTGCTGCTGAGCCCCATGCCGCCGGCCGGGGACCTGCCCGCCAAGGTCGTGCGCGCGCTGCACACCG CATCAAAATGCCTGAACAGTACGCCTTGTCCTCCGAGTGTGCGCATGACGTCACAGTTGCTGTCGGAGGACGGCGAGCACGAGCCCCCGGTGGACCCCATGTCGCTTCACTGCTGGCTCGTCGAGAAG GCTTTACACCATGAGGCGTTTAACCGGCCGGAATTGCTGGAAGCGCTGAAGCGGCTGCGGCACCGCCTTCCGCCTCGACAGTTCTTTCACCACGTATCAGACATGCCGCACAACAGAAGATGCCCTAAGCCCAG ATGGCGCATCGGTCCACACAACGGGCACCCGAAGCCCCTGCGCGCTCGCTGGGGAGCGGGCCCGGCGGGCGGGGCCCCGGGGCGCGTGGGGCCCGCGGGGGCTGGGGCGGGGCCCCGCGCGGCCCCTCCCCGCGCCCCCGCGGAGGACTACGCCAGCCTGGACGCGCTGTGCCTGCAGATGACGGAGCAGGCCATCAACTGA